A region from the Halomarina litorea genome encodes:
- a CDS encoding 2,3,4,5-tetrahydropyridine-2,6-dicarboxylate N-succinyltransferase, with protein sequence MSALESDVADLWARREDGLTAADAGLDDLTTLDAFLEALEAGEVRAAEKRGGEWEANEWVKRGILLNFALRETRAREYGDVTYHDVLPLRDTADLGRRGTRNTPDGTVIRRGAYVGSDAILMSPAFVNVGAHVGDGTLVDSCDTVGSCAQIGSDVKLGANTLIGGVLEPVESAPVVVEDGVSLGAGCRVTSGFVVGEDSIVGENTLLTPRIPVYDLVEEEVVYGHLPAERRAFIRYVESSVGDHDLFDGGAYKPAVVATHIEDETLEATEREGALRE encoded by the coding sequence GTGAGCGCCCTCGAATCCGACGTCGCCGACCTGTGGGCGCGCCGCGAGGACGGCCTCACGGCGGCCGACGCCGGCCTCGACGATTTGACGACGCTCGACGCCTTCCTCGAAGCGCTGGAGGCGGGCGAGGTGCGTGCCGCCGAGAAGCGCGGCGGCGAGTGGGAGGCAAACGAGTGGGTCAAGCGGGGCATCCTGCTGAACTTCGCGCTCCGGGAGACCCGCGCCCGGGAGTACGGCGACGTGACCTACCACGACGTGCTCCCCCTCCGAGACACCGCGGACCTCGGCCGTCGCGGCACGCGAAACACGCCCGACGGCACCGTCATCCGTCGAGGGGCGTACGTCGGGAGCGACGCCATCCTCATGTCGCCCGCCTTCGTCAACGTGGGTGCGCACGTCGGCGACGGCACCCTCGTGGACTCCTGCGACACCGTCGGGTCGTGTGCGCAGATAGGGAGCGACGTGAAACTCGGGGCGAACACGCTCATCGGCGGCGTCCTCGAACCGGTCGAGAGCGCGCCCGTCGTCGTCGAGGACGGCGTCTCGCTCGGTGCCGGCTGCCGGGTCACGAGCGGGTTCGTCGTCGGCGAGGACTCCATCGTGGGCGAGAACACCCTGCTCACGCCCCGCATCCCCGTCTACGACCTCGTCGAGGAGGAGGTCGTCTACGGGCACTTGCCAGCAGAACGCCGGGCGTTCATCCGCTACGTGGAGTCGAGCGTCGGCGACCACGACCTGTTCGACGGCGGGGCGTACAAGCCGGCCGTCGTCGCCACGCACATCGAGGACGAGACCCTCGAAGCCACGGAACGGGAGGGGGCGCTCCGGGAATGA
- a CDS encoding MFS transporter, with the protein MVLGTDNRVLTLGLARMADALGNSFLIIVLPLYIESGQIVLDGIVGSSVLGLELTVPFLVGLVLSLFGFLNSFGQPFTGRFSDRLGKRRVFVLFGLALFGVASAAYPFVHRYELVLLIRALQGLGAAFTIPATIALVNEFAASDTERGGNFGVFNTFRLIGFGFGPIVAGLVVQAGPYTTPFGELTGFNAAFSVAVLGAVVSFALVSLLIEDPERDGAEAGDDLSFRVFDRDGSKLLDPVFVLGVCTLFMAITIALFATLQETIKTQLGEEEFLFSVQFAAVVIANVLFQVPIGRASDEYGRRPFIVAGFVLLVPSVLLQGYVPGIAAAVEGSAPAVLAGSVAPGLMLLFRLLQGIAVALVFAPSLALAGDLAGKGQSGTTLSVLTTAFGLGVAIGPLASGYLVRFGFAAPFTFGAGLAFLALLLVYSQVEDTITAGDAPGRAAAQDD; encoded by the coding sequence ATGGTCCTGGGCACGGACAACCGTGTACTCACGCTTGGGCTGGCCCGCATGGCCGATGCCCTCGGCAACTCGTTTCTCATCATCGTCCTCCCGCTGTACATCGAGAGCGGTCAGATCGTCCTCGACGGCATCGTGGGGTCGAGCGTCCTCGGGCTGGAACTCACCGTCCCCTTCCTCGTCGGTCTCGTCCTCTCGCTGTTCGGCTTCCTGAACAGCTTCGGTCAGCCGTTTACCGGACGGTTCTCCGACCGACTGGGCAAGCGTCGGGTGTTCGTCCTCTTCGGCCTCGCGCTGTTCGGCGTCGCCAGCGCGGCCTACCCGTTCGTCCATCGCTACGAACTCGTCTTGCTCATCCGCGCCCTGCAGGGACTCGGCGCGGCGTTCACCATCCCCGCGACCATCGCGCTGGTCAACGAGTTCGCCGCCAGCGACACCGAACGCGGGGGGAACTTCGGCGTGTTCAACACGTTCCGGCTCATCGGGTTCGGGTTCGGTCCCATCGTGGCCGGCCTCGTCGTGCAGGCCGGGCCGTACACGACGCCGTTCGGCGAACTCACGGGGTTCAACGCCGCCTTCTCGGTGGCCGTCCTCGGAGCCGTCGTCAGTTTCGCGCTCGTCAGTCTGCTCATCGAGGACCCGGAGCGCGACGGGGCGGAGGCGGGCGACGACCTCTCCTTTCGCGTGTTCGACCGTGACGGCTCGAAACTGCTCGACCCCGTGTTCGTCCTCGGCGTCTGCACCCTCTTCATGGCCATCACCATCGCCCTGTTCGCCACCCTACAGGAGACCATCAAGACGCAACTCGGCGAGGAGGAGTTCCTCTTCTCGGTGCAGTTCGCCGCCGTCGTCATCGCGAACGTCCTCTTCCAGGTGCCCATCGGGCGGGCCAGCGACGAGTACGGCCGCCGCCCGTTCATCGTCGCGGGGTTCGTCCTCCTCGTCCCCTCCGTCCTCCTGCAGGGGTACGTCCCCGGCATCGCGGCGGCCGTGGAGGGGAGCGCTCCGGCCGTCCTCGCAGGGAGCGTCGCGCCCGGCCTGATGCTCCTCTTCCGTCTCCTGCAGGGCATCGCCGTCGCGCTCGTCTTCGCCCCGTCGCTGGCGCTCGCGGGGGACCTCGCGGGGAAGGGCCAGTCGGGGACCACCCTCTCGGTGCTGACGACGGCGTTTGGCCTCGGCGTCGCCATCGGGCCGCTGGCGTCCGGATACCTCGTCCGGTTCGGCTTCGCCGCGCCGTTCACGTTCGGTGCCGGTCTCGCCTTCCTCGCCCTCCTGCTGGTCTACTCGCAGGTCGAGGACACCATCACCGCCGGTGACGCGCCGGGGCGGGCCGCCGCGCAGGACGACTGA
- a CDS encoding nascent polypeptide-associated complex protein, with protein sequence MFGGGGGLDPRKMKQMMEQMGIDITELDAEEVIIRTPDEELVFTGADVQRMDAQGQATYQIVGEPESRPRGAGGSDAPAVESGGADAEADAGSDGDIPEADVEIVAQRTGSTKEQAREALEAEGGDLAAAVSRLE encoded by the coding sequence ATGTTCGGAGGAGGCGGCGGGCTCGACCCGCGCAAGATGAAGCAGATGATGGAGCAGATGGGTATCGACATCACGGAGCTCGATGCCGAGGAGGTAATCATCCGGACCCCCGACGAGGAACTCGTCTTCACGGGTGCGGACGTCCAGCGGATGGACGCACAGGGACAGGCGACCTACCAGATCGTCGGGGAACCGGAGTCCCGGCCACGCGGTGCGGGCGGCAGCGACGCCCCGGCGGTCGAGAGCGGAGGGGCGGACGCCGAGGCCGACGCCGGCAGTGACGGCGACATCCCCGAGGCGGACGTGGAGATCGTCGCCCAGCGGACGGGGTCGACGAAGGAGCAGGCGCGCGAAGCCCTCGAGGCGGAGGGCGGCGACCTCGCGGCCGCCGTCTCGCGCCTCGAGTGA
- a CDS encoding transcription factor S: MEFCDECGSMMKTNDEGMWVCASCGYEKPRDSANEAQMTTTQGQEHSEVIDVSDAEDKGLPTTTVHCPECGNDRAYWYMQQIRSADESETRFFVCTECEHKWREDDH, translated from the coding sequence ATGGAATTCTGCGACGAGTGCGGTTCGATGATGAAGACCAACGACGAGGGGATGTGGGTCTGTGCCAGCTGCGGCTACGAGAAACCCCGCGACTCCGCGAACGAAGCCCAGATGACGACCACACAGGGACAGGAACACAGCGAGGTCATCGACGTGAGCGACGCCGAGGACAAGGGCCTGCCCACCACGACGGTCCACTGCCCCGAGTGCGGCAACGACCGCGCGTACTGGTACATGCAGCAGATTCGCTCGGCAGACGAGTCCGAGACGCGCTTTTTCGTCTGTACCGAGTGCGAGCACAAGTGGCGCGAGGACGACCACTAG
- a CDS encoding methyltransferase domain-containing protein — MILLVRGNREYLLAPGATLETDLGVLEVPENVEPGDTVETHLGESFDVRALRGPDLFNHLDRTGAPMMPRDIGLVMGHTGATGGDRVLDAGTGTGILSAYLGRAGAEVVTYERKAEFADVARENMELAGVADRVEVRTGDLTEDLDALVEESFDVLTLDTEDAPSIVDRAPDLLVPGGYLAAYVPFVEGARDVVRAATEAGLQEVTTFETIQREMDFDERGSRPSTAGVGHTGYLVFARA; from the coding sequence GTGATACTTCTCGTCCGAGGCAACCGGGAGTACCTCCTCGCGCCCGGCGCGACGCTGGAGACGGACCTCGGCGTGCTGGAGGTCCCAGAGAACGTCGAACCGGGCGACACCGTCGAGACGCACCTCGGCGAGTCGTTCGACGTCCGCGCCCTGCGCGGCCCGGACCTGTTCAACCACCTCGACCGGACGGGCGCGCCGATGATGCCCCGCGACATCGGTCTCGTGATGGGCCACACGGGAGCGACCGGCGGCGACCGGGTCCTCGACGCGGGCACCGGGACGGGCATCCTGTCGGCGTACCTCGGGCGTGCCGGCGCGGAGGTCGTCACCTACGAGCGCAAAGCCGAGTTCGCCGACGTCGCCCGCGAGAACATGGAACTGGCCGGCGTCGCCGACCGCGTCGAGGTCAGGACGGGCGACCTCACCGAGGACCTCGACGCGCTCGTCGAGGAGTCCTTCGACGTCCTGACCCTCGACACGGAGGACGCCCCGAGCATCGTCGACCGCGCGCCGGACCTGCTGGTCCCGGGCGGGTACCTCGCCGCGTACGTCCCGTTCGTCGAGGGTGCACGCGACGTGGTTCGGGCCGCCACCGAGGCCGGCCTGCAGGAGGTGACGACGTTCGAGACCATCCAGCGCGAGATGGACTTCGACGAGCGCGGGTCGCGCCCGTCGACGGCGGGCGTCGGACACACGGGGTACCTCGTCTTCGCCCGAGCGTAG
- a CDS encoding diphthine--ammonia ligase — protein sequence MTDSDDHAGYPWVSLFSGGKDSSWALYRAMEAGHPVERLVTVHPAGDSYMYHVPATDLAELAAESIGIELLSVHPEDFGADDVPDSGEQGDRELEPLEEALERLAVTWGGIGGVTAGAVESEYQTARIEGMCERLGADLFAPLWQEDPRELGEAMLDAGFEITIIQVAAHGLDESWVGRTLDSEALDELEALNEEYGVHILGEGGEFETLVTDGPHMARPIELDYEVEWESTRGRMRVLDAWLGERPESR from the coding sequence ATGACCGACAGCGACGACCACGCCGGCTACCCGTGGGTGAGCCTCTTCTCCGGGGGCAAGGACTCCTCGTGGGCGCTCTACCGCGCGATGGAGGCCGGCCACCCCGTCGAACGCCTCGTCACCGTCCATCCGGCGGGCGACTCCTACATGTACCACGTGCCCGCGACCGACCTCGCGGAACTGGCCGCCGAGTCCATCGGCATCGAACTGCTCTCGGTCCACCCCGAGGACTTCGGCGCGGACGACGTCCCCGACTCGGGCGAGCAGGGAGACCGGGAACTCGAACCGCTGGAGGAGGCCTTAGAACGCCTCGCCGTCACGTGGGGGGGTATCGGCGGCGTCACCGCTGGCGCAGTCGAGAGCGAGTACCAGACCGCCCGCATCGAGGGGATGTGCGAACGCCTCGGCGCGGACCTGTTCGCCCCGCTCTGGCAGGAGGACCCCCGAGAACTCGGCGAGGCGATGCTCGACGCCGGTTTCGAGATAACCATCATCCAGGTGGCCGCCCACGGACTGGACGAGTCGTGGGTCGGCCGGACCCTCGACTCCGAGGCGCTGGACGAACTGGAGGCCCTGAACGAGGAGTACGGCGTCCACATCCTCGGGGAAGGCGGCGAGTTCGAGACGCTGGTCACCGACGGCCCGCACATGGCCCGGCCCATCGAACTGGACTACGAGGTAGAGTGGGAGAGCACTCGGGGGCGGATGCGGGTTCTGGACGCGTGGCTCGGTGAGCGCCCCGAGTCCCGATAG
- the dapA gene encoding 4-hydroxy-tetrahydrodipicolinate synthase, with protein sequence MTYEPYTGVFPALTTPFDDDDGIDHETLAANARRLQEAGVDGVVPVGTTGESATMTHDEHIEVIETVADAVDVPVVAGSGSNSTREALELSRRAADAGADGLLLISPYYNIPEPAGMEEHFRTVADEVDLPQVIYNVPGRTGRNIAVETAASLASHPNIVGYKAASGDLNRVTQVVEHTRDEAFSVLSGDDALTLPVIALGGAGCISVTANVEPERVCAMVGAALEDDYGRARDLHHELGPLNRALFAETNPIPIKTALGIRGHMSDRMRPPLSPLSEANREELASILAALDSATTPEVEPRP encoded by the coding sequence ATGACGTACGAACCCTACACCGGCGTGTTCCCGGCACTCACCACGCCCTTCGACGACGACGACGGTATCGACCACGAGACACTCGCGGCCAACGCCCGACGCCTGCAGGAGGCGGGCGTCGACGGCGTCGTGCCCGTCGGCACCACCGGCGAGAGCGCGACGATGACCCACGACGAACACATCGAGGTCATCGAGACGGTGGCCGACGCGGTGGACGTCCCCGTCGTCGCCGGGTCCGGGTCGAACTCGACGCGCGAGGCACTCGAACTCTCCCGGCGGGCGGCCGACGCGGGCGCGGACGGCCTCCTGCTCATCTCGCCGTACTACAACATCCCCGAACCCGCGGGCATGGAGGAGCACTTCCGGACCGTCGCAGACGAAGTCGACCTCCCGCAGGTCATCTACAACGTCCCCGGGCGGACGGGACGGAACATCGCCGTCGAGACGGCGGCGTCCCTCGCCTCCCACCCGAACATCGTGGGCTACAAGGCCGCCAGCGGCGACCTGAACCGCGTCACGCAGGTCGTCGAACACACGCGCGACGAGGCGTTCTCGGTGCTCTCGGGCGACGACGCCCTCACGCTCCCCGTCATCGCCCTCGGCGGGGCGGGCTGTATCAGCGTCACCGCCAACGTCGAACCCGAGCGAGTCTGTGCGATGGTCGGCGCGGCACTGGAAGACGACTACGGCCGCGCCCGCGACCTCCACCACGAACTGGGGCCGCTCAACCGCGCGCTGTTCGCCGAGACCAACCCCATCCCCATCAAGACGGCCCTCGGCATCCGCGGGCACATGTCCGACCGGATGCGTCCGCCGCTCTCGCCGCTCTCGGAGGCCAACCGGGAGGAGTTAGCGTCGATTCTTGCGGCCCTCGACAGCGCTACCACCCCCGAGGTCGAACCGCGACCATGA
- the sppA gene encoding signal peptide peptidase SppA — MTAPDSRERRLGQLLVALGVAALAAFVGWFLFVTLPDVPDTDGPTILGVVLTLLAAFVGFRVGARLAGRLVATYNVAEVAVEGPITRTGDFGSIPGRGSGTPADDVVEQIRNADDDDNVDALLVKLNTPGGEVVPSDDIRNAAMAFEGPTVAYATDTCASGGYWIASGCDELWARDTSIVGSIGVIGSRVNATQFAEELGLSYERFAAGRFKDAGTPLRDIDEEERAYLQGLIDDYYQHFVERVAQGRDIAPGAIRETEARVYIGERALDLGLVDALGTREDVVDHVEGLLDREVSVAEFEPSRGLRQRLRGGAQATAYAFGAGIASRFADSDADVDVRL; from the coding sequence ATGACCGCACCAGACAGCAGGGAACGGCGCCTCGGGCAACTGCTCGTCGCGCTGGGGGTGGCGGCGCTCGCCGCGTTCGTCGGCTGGTTCCTCTTCGTGACACTGCCCGACGTGCCCGACACCGACGGGCCGACCATCCTCGGCGTGGTGCTGACGCTCCTCGCCGCGTTCGTCGGGTTCCGGGTCGGCGCCAGACTCGCGGGACGACTCGTCGCGACGTACAACGTCGCGGAGGTGGCAGTCGAGGGGCCCATCACGCGCACGGGCGACTTCGGCTCGATTCCGGGTCGAGGCAGCGGGACGCCCGCAGACGACGTGGTCGAGCAGATTCGGAACGCGGACGACGACGACAACGTGGACGCCCTCCTCGTCAAACTCAACACGCCGGGCGGGGAGGTGGTCCCGAGCGACGACATCAGGAACGCCGCGATGGCTTTCGAGGGGCCGACCGTCGCCTACGCCACCGACACCTGCGCCAGCGGGGGCTACTGGATCGCGAGCGGGTGTGACGAACTGTGGGCGCGCGACACCAGCATCGTCGGCTCTATCGGCGTCATCGGGTCACGGGTCAACGCCACGCAGTTCGCCGAGGAACTCGGCCTGTCCTACGAGCGCTTCGCCGCCGGGCGGTTCAAGGACGCCGGGACGCCCCTGCGCGACATCGACGAGGAGGAACGCGCCTACCTGCAGGGACTCATCGACGACTACTACCAGCACTTCGTCGAGCGGGTGGCACAGGGTCGGGACATCGCACCCGGCGCGATTCGGGAGACGGAGGCCCGGGTCTACATCGGCGAACGCGCCCTCGACCTCGGCCTCGTGGACGCCCTCGGGACCCGCGAGGACGTCGTCGACCACGTCGAGGGACTGCTCGACCGCGAGGTGAGCGTCGCCGAGTTCGAACCCTCGCGGGGGCTCCGTCAGCGCCTGCGCGGGGGCGCACAGGCCACCGCCTACGCCTTCGGTGCGGGCATCGCCAGCCGGTTCGCGGACTCGGACGCCGACGTCGACGTTCGCCTCTGA
- the dapB gene encoding 4-hydroxy-tetrahydrodipicolinate reductase, producing MRVAVTGATGRMGQAVIGAARERGTETLPVSRASERIEGFDASPASNLAAVLTSESPDALVDFTAPGASVEYAAACAEAGVPLVTGTTGFSEEQVEALRRASDEVPVLYAPNFSRGVSVLDSLVREAAESLPGYDIELTETHHNGKRDAPSGTAERLLETVEEAGETTGRTHGREGIQPREDGEIGVHVRRAGDVRGEHELLFAGNDEVLTLTHRAESRGVFAAGALDAAEWVAGRDAGWYDFGEVLAA from the coding sequence ATGAGGGTTGCTGTCACGGGCGCGACCGGCCGGATGGGCCAGGCGGTCATCGGCGCCGCCCGGGAACGCGGTACCGAAACGCTCCCCGTCTCGCGGGCGAGCGAACGAATCGAGGGGTTCGACGCCTCCCCCGCCTCGAACCTCGCGGCTGTCCTGACTAGCGAGTCGCCGGACGCGCTGGTGGACTTCACCGCGCCGGGGGCGAGCGTCGAGTACGCCGCCGCCTGCGCCGAGGCGGGCGTGCCACTGGTGACGGGCACCACCGGCTTCTCCGAGGAACAGGTCGAGGCCCTGCGCCGGGCGAGCGACGAGGTTCCGGTCCTGTACGCGCCGAACTTCTCGCGGGGCGTGAGCGTCCTCGATTCGCTCGTCCGCGAGGCCGCCGAGTCGCTGCCGGGGTACGACATCGAGTTGACCGAGACGCACCACAACGGCAAGCGAGACGCGCCAAGCGGAACCGCCGAACGCCTCCTCGAAACCGTCGAGGAAGCGGGTGAGACGACCGGTCGGACCCACGGTCGGGAGGGCATCCAGCCCCGGGAGGACGGCGAAATCGGCGTCCACGTCCGTCGCGCGGGCGACGTGCGCGGCGAACACGAACTGCTGTTCGCGGGCAACGACGAGGTGCTCACGCTCACCCACCGCGCCGAGTCGCGAGGGGTGTTCGCGGCGGGCGCACTCGACGCCGCGGAGTGGGTCGCGGGTCGTGACGCCGGCTGGTACGACTTCGGGGAGGTGCTCGCCGCGTGA
- a CDS encoding LabA-like NYN domain-containing protein, whose amino-acid sequence MPPLHPDQRVAVLADARNLYHTSHSLYSRNVDYASLLDSAVQNRRLVRAIAFVVRAQAPEEESFFEALRDIGFEAKIKDLKTFGDGTKKADWDVGISLDAVTLARHVDAIVLCTGDGDFARLCSHVRHEGTRIEVMGFRQSTASELIDAADSFIDLSEDTERYLL is encoded by the coding sequence ATGCCACCGCTGCACCCCGACCAGCGCGTCGCGGTCCTCGCCGACGCGCGGAACCTCTATCACACCTCTCACAGCCTCTACTCGCGGAACGTGGACTACGCGTCGCTGCTCGACTCCGCGGTCCAGAACCGCAGGCTCGTGCGCGCCATCGCCTTCGTCGTCCGCGCGCAGGCTCCCGAAGAGGAGTCCTTCTTCGAGGCCCTGCGCGACATCGGCTTCGAGGCGAAGATCAAGGACCTGAAGACCTTCGGCGACGGGACGAAGAAGGCCGACTGGGACGTCGGTATCAGTCTCGACGCCGTCACCCTCGCCCGGCACGTCGACGCCATCGTCCTCTGTACGGGCGACGGGGACTTCGCCCGCCTCTGCTCGCACGTCCGCCACGAGGGGACGCGCATCGAGGTGATGGGCTTCCGACAGTCCACCGCGAGCGAACTCATCGACGCCGCCGACTCCTTCATCGACCTGAGCGAGGACACGGAGCGCTACCTGCTGTAG
- a CDS encoding PUA domain-containing protein, with amino-acid sequence MNDDERARLRTVADYQFGAGAGAALFPDDESLDVLRSSTGRPQQVRTDDGTRVVSYTVEGRFTLGIAGGRRLLADLGRPRVEVGDESGPFVRDGKNAFAKFVREVDGDVRPGDEVLVTYDGDLLGVGRAELPAAGMRDFETGVAVKVREGAPA; translated from the coding sequence ATGAACGACGACGAGCGGGCGCGCCTGCGGACCGTCGCGGACTACCAGTTCGGGGCCGGCGCGGGCGCCGCGCTCTTCCCCGACGACGAGTCCCTCGACGTGTTGCGCTCCTCGACGGGCCGTCCACAGCAGGTCCGGACCGACGACGGCACCAGGGTGGTCTCCTACACCGTCGAGGGCAGGTTCACGCTCGGAATCGCCGGCGGAAGGCGGCTCCTCGCGGACCTCGGCCGCCCCCGCGTCGAGGTGGGCGACGAGAGCGGCCCGTTCGTCCGCGACGGGAAGAACGCCTTCGCGAAGTTCGTCCGCGAGGTCGACGGCGACGTCCGGCCCGGCGACGAGGTGCTCGTGACCTACGACGGCGACCTGCTGGGCGTCGGCCGCGCCGAACTTCCCGCGGCGGGGATGCGCGACTTCGAGACGGGCGTCGCCGTGAAGGTACGCGAGGGAGCACCCGCGTAG
- a CDS encoding redoxin domain-containing protein, translating to MVSEGDSAPDIEAKVANGDVEDFTLSEHLDEAPVVLAFFPGAFTPPCTNEMNALQEDIDGFEEAGATIYGVSADSAFSLNAFRDEYDFEFDLVSDMSREAIEDYGLSLDVPELGLYGVANRAVFVVDSDGQVTYAWTADDPETEPDYEELKEAAAAV from the coding sequence ATGGTATCCGAAGGCGACAGCGCGCCCGACATCGAGGCGAAGGTCGCGAACGGTGACGTCGAGGACTTCACGCTCTCGGAGCATCTCGACGAGGCACCCGTCGTCCTCGCGTTCTTCCCCGGGGCGTTCACGCCGCCGTGCACCAACGAGATGAACGCCCTGCAGGAGGACATCGACGGGTTCGAGGAGGCCGGCGCGACCATCTACGGTGTCAGCGCCGACTCCGCGTTCTCGCTCAACGCCTTCCGCGACGAGTACGACTTCGAGTTCGACCTCGTCAGCGACATGAGCCGCGAGGCCATCGAGGACTACGGCCTCTCGCTGGACGTGCCCGAACTCGGCCTCTACGGCGTCGCCAACCGCGCCGTCTTCGTAGTTGACTCGGACGGTCAGGTCACGTACGCGTGGACCGCAGACGACCCCGAGACGGAACCCGACTACGAGGAACTCAAAGAGGCCGCGGCGGCAGTCTGA
- a CDS encoding DUF373 family protein: protein MSTLVLCIDREGRVAATDRDTPLVGERHVRALVTEVGIEDPEDSGVNCLLETLRVARDIEADGDDAIVAVVSSTADSARGDLSLAAQVDELVTRYSPEAAVVVVDSADDEQVVPIVESRVRVDAVDRVIVRQARDIESTYYLLKQFLGDEELRGTVLVPIGAALLAFPVLLSVADSVTTAVAIVAGVIGTFFLYKGLGIDDLLTGLPRSLRDAFYSGQVSLVTYVVAVGLALVGAFVGALAISGMDESLGVGLLATRFVYESVPWLALGALAAATGRLLDEVLRDDGESVAASLMNLPFGVLAIGLVVRGFTAFFLENAGVIGPLVLPAGTLGPLSFDGFELSSGPRLAAFVVLGILVSLLGVRFATYMNGLSVDEEFDSRTGP from the coding sequence GTGAGCACGCTGGTGCTGTGCATCGACCGCGAGGGGCGGGTCGCCGCCACCGACCGGGACACGCCGCTGGTCGGGGAGCGCCACGTGCGTGCGCTCGTCACGGAAGTCGGCATCGAGGACCCCGAGGACAGCGGCGTCAACTGCCTGCTGGAGACCCTCCGGGTCGCCCGCGACATCGAGGCCGACGGCGACGACGCCATCGTCGCGGTCGTCTCCAGCACCGCCGACAGCGCCCGCGGGGACCTCTCGCTGGCCGCGCAGGTGGACGAACTCGTCACCCGGTACAGCCCGGAAGCGGCCGTCGTCGTCGTGGACAGCGCCGACGACGAGCAGGTCGTCCCCATCGTCGAGAGCCGGGTCCGCGTGGACGCCGTCGACCGCGTCATCGTCCGGCAGGCCCGCGACATCGAGTCGACGTACTACCTGCTGAAGCAGTTCCTCGGCGACGAGGAACTGCGCGGGACGGTCCTCGTCCCTATCGGGGCCGCGCTGCTCGCCTTCCCCGTCCTCCTCTCGGTCGCCGACAGCGTCACCACCGCCGTCGCCATCGTCGCGGGCGTCATCGGGACGTTCTTCCTCTACAAGGGACTCGGCATCGACGACCTGCTGACGGGCCTCCCCCGGAGCCTCAGAGACGCCTTCTACTCCGGACAGGTGTCGCTGGTCACCTACGTCGTCGCGGTCGGTCTCGCGCTCGTCGGCGCGTTCGTCGGCGCACTCGCCATCTCCGGGATGGACGAGTCGCTCGGCGTCGGCCTGCTGGCGACGCGCTTCGTCTACGAGAGCGTGCCGTGGCTGGCGCTCGGTGCGCTCGCGGCCGCAACCGGTCGCCTGCTCGACGAGGTGTTGCGCGACGACGGCGAGAGCGTCGCCGCCTCGCTGATGAACCTCCCGTTCGGCGTCCTCGCCATCGGCCTCGTCGTCCGGGGGTTCACGGCCTTCTTCCTCGAGAACGCGGGCGTCATCGGCCCGCTCGTCCTCCCGGCAGGGACGCTCGGCCCCCTCTCGTTCGACGGGTTCGAACTCTCCTCGGGGCCGCGCCTCGCCGCGTTCGTCGTCCTCGGCATCCTCGTGAGCCTGCTCGGGGTGCGCTTCGCCACCTACATGAACGGCCTGAGCGTGGACGAGGAGTTCGACTCGCGGACCGGACCCTGA